The nucleotide window TTCGGAGTGCAATGGAATAACGTTACGGGGTCGATCGTGGCAGTGAGACAGACGGATTCCGATGCGCAGCCGTCGCCGCTGATCAGGGAATCTCTGCTCTCACTGAGTCGTACTGTACTGTGCGTACGTGAGGTTGAACTCCAAGACGTTCTTGAGTCTGCGGAGCGCCTCGGGTAGTTCCTCGGTGAGGCGCTCGTCGGTGAACTCGCTCGCGGGGCCGTAGACGAGGATCGAGCCGATGTTGCGGGCGTCCTCGACGAGGATCGGGATCGCGATTTCGTGGATGCCGACGATGTCCTCCTCGCGCGAGACGGCGTAGCCGACCTCCCGGATCGTTTCGAGTTCCTCGAACAGCGTCTCCCGATCGGTGATCGTGTTCTCGGTGACGGCGTCGAGCCCGACGCGCTCGACGATCTCCACGACTCGTTCGTGCGGGAGACTTGCCAGAATGGCCTTGCCGCCCGCGTTGATGTGGAGATAGTTGCGATTGCCCGCCCGTGGCTGAATCCGTATCGAATCGTCGTTCTCGACGCTGTAGAGCGTGACGCCATAGCCACTCTCCTCCTTCAACAGGGCGATGTTGTTGTCGGTCTCGGCGGCGAACTTGTCGATCTCCGGCTTCGCCGCCGCGTACAACGGGTCCTGGCTCCGTACCTCCGTGCCGATCGAGAGATGGAGCGAGCTGACGTAGTAGCCGTCGTCGCCACGGATGACGTAGCCGATTTCGGTCAACGTACTGAGATATTCGTGAGTCGTGCTCAGCGGTCTGTCGATCCGTTCGGCGGTCTCGGTAACGCCTGCGCCGTCGTTCTCGACCAGGAAATCGATGATGTCCTTGGCGGTCCTGAGCGACTGTATCGGCACGGTGTCGGATGCATCCATACAGAAATGGGCCGGCGATTCAACATCAAGGTTTCGTGTATATCGAAAGCAGCGCAGCAGGGCAGCGATGGCCGAGGATCGGCAGTTCTGGTACAGCCACCACAACGGTTAGATCGGCGAATGATTGCTTCCGAGATATCGATCGCGAGCGCGCGGACTGCAAAGGTCGCACACACCGGTATCGTTAATAGCAAGAGGAAACGAACGACTGTATGAAGGTTCTGGTGGCAGTGGCGGAGGTGGCCGACGTCGAGGACGAGTTCGAAATCGACGGGCTGGCCATCGACGAGCAGTACCTGAACTACGATCTCAACGAGTGGGACGACTACGCCGTCGAGGCGGGCGTCCAGCTCCAAGAAGCGGGCGACGATGTCGAGGTCGTCTCGGTGACGATCGGACCTGAACGCGCCGACGAAACCATCCGCATGGCGCTCGCCAAGGGTGTCGATCGTGCCGTCCGTGTCTGGGACGAGAATCTGGAGGCGACGGAATACCTCGACAGCGAGACCAAAGCCGACGTTCTGGCGGCCGTCGTCGAGGACGAACAGCCCGATCTCGTTCTCGCTGGCGTCCAATCCGACGACACCGCCTTCGGCGCGACCGGAGTCTCCCTCGCCGAGGAAGTCGGCTTCGAGTGGGCCGCCGTCGTCAACGATCTGGAGTACGAACCAGGAAGCGACATCGCATCGGTCCACCGCGAACTCGAAGGTGGTGTCGAGGAGTTCACTGACGTCGAACTACCCGCTGTGTTGACCATCCAGACGGGGATCAACGAACCACGGTACGCCAGCCTGCGCGGGATTCGGCAGGCCCAGTCCAAGGAGATCGCGCCCAAAACCCTCGACGAACTGGGTCTTGAATCTGACGTCACCGACAGTGCGGTGTCACTCACCGAGCTCTACGAACCGGAGACCGAAAGCGACGCCACCCTCTTCGAGGGCAGCCCCGACGAGGAGGCCGACCAACTCGCCGAGCTCCTCCGCGACGAGGGGGTCGAAGCATGAGCGATATTCTGGCCGTCGCCGAACACCGCCGCGGCGACCTCCGTGATGTGAGCTTCGAACTCGTCACTGCCGGGCGCGACCTCGCCGACGCCGCCGGTGGCGACCTCCACGTGGCCGTCATCGGCGGCGACGTCGACGGGTTCGCCGAGGAACTGAACCGCGAGGGCGTCGATACGATTCACACGATTAGTGAGGGCGAGGAGTTCAATCACGACGTCTACACTCAAATCGTCGAAGCGCTCTTCGACGAACTGGCTCCGGAACTGCTCCTGCTACCCAACACGGTCAACGGGCTCGACTACGCACCAGCTGTTGCTAACAGTCTGTCGCTGCCACTCGTCACCGACGCCATCGACGTCGAGTACGGTGACGAACTGGCCGTCACTCGCGAGATGTACGGCTCGAAAGTCGAGACAGTGGTCGAGGTCGACGCCGATCGGGTAGCACTGACGATCCGCCCCGGCGAGTGGCCACCCGCCGAGGCCACTGGCGATGCCGAAATCAGCCAATTCGACGTCTCGATCGACGAATCGGCCGTCCGCTCGACCGTGACTGGGTTCCAAGAAGTCGGTGGTGGCGACGTCGACATCACCGACGCCGACGTTCTGGTGAGCGTCGGGCGCGGTATCGAGGAAGAAGAGAACATCGCGCTCGTCGAAGCGCTGGCCGACACGCTCGGTGCGACGCTCTCTTCATCGAGGCCGATCGTCGACAACGGCTGGCTGCCCAAAAACCGGCAGGTCGGCCAATCCGGGAAGGTCGTCACTCCTGATGTGTATATCGCCATCGGCATCTCGGGGGCCGTCCAGCACGTCGCCGGCATGAAGGGTGCCGACACCATCGTCGCCATCAACACCGACGCGAGCGCCCCCATCTACGATCTCGCCGACTACGGCGTCGTCGACGACCTCTTCGACGTCGTTCCCGCCCTCATCGAAGCCTTCGGTGGCGAACCGCCCGCACTCTGAAACGACGGGAGGGGCAGCGCTGGTATCGGTATCAGCGAGAATCGATTACCGATTATACGAAGTCGTTTTTCAGGATTATCCGGATGGTGATTTTGGCTTACTTCCTCCTATCTGTTCAGAATAGTACTATGATAGCAAAATGTCTTTTCCTGCTTTTGATCGGTTATACAGAATGTTTTTCGTGTGACATATACAGTTTTAAGCAGCACGTGATGAGGAGTTGTTTCGTTGATTTGAGCGCGGAAAATTCCCGATAACCATCCCCGGAGAACAAGTCGTTGTCACGGTGTACGATCCGATGGTGGATAGCATTCTATTCTGGAATACGTCCGAATAACGGTTAGATCAATCGCATATGAATGTAGTAAGAGGCGTATAGATAGCCTTTCCGAAATTATTTGCCAAACTGTTGGATTGTAGAGAAGCGTATATCGTGGTATGTCCGATGGCATAGAGACGGGACGATCGACGACCATCAGTCGAAGCGTCCGTGATGCTACTACCGGCGCAAAGAGAATAATCGTTGAGCGCTCATTGCACAACTGTGACCTCAGTGATAACAGTATTCTCATCATAATTGGAAGTGGCTAATTTCAATTAGTATATGAATTCCTATCGTTGAATGGAGTATTCGTAGATAAGAGGAGGCGTACTAAAACAGTACGAAGGAGTTGCTGTCTCCGGGCGATCTCGTCGTGGTCGAATCGGTGCCGGGAGCTATCGGGTCGTGAGCACCGGAACGTCGCTCGTCCTGACCGTGCGAGCGGTCACGCTGCCCACGAACACGCGCTGGAGGCCCGTGCGCCCGTGTGTGCTCATCGCGACGAGATCGGCGTCGTGCTCGTCGGCATGATCGAGGATCGTCCGGTGGGGAATCCCGTGTTCGACGGACGACTCGAACGGGATGGCGGCGTCGGTCGCGAGCGCTTCGAGCGATCGGAGGTTCTCGGCTGCACCCTCGTCGAGCGCGTCGCGTTGCTCGTCGGCGAGCGAATCGAGCCCAGCGAAACCGCTGCCCGGCGAGCGATCGTCGACGACGCTCAGGAAGCGCAGGTCGCTGTCGAACGCGTTCGCGAGCGTCAGTGCGTGTCGTGCAGCCGCTTCTGCTCCCTCACTGCCGTCGGTCGGGACCAAGATGGTGTCGTACATCGAACGTTCTCGGCGAGCAGTTCGCCTGCGGTGATTAAATCACACGCGTCTCGCTGCTGTGTGGAAAATCGTGTCGTGAACGGTACTGACACCGTCATACGGGCGCACACTTCTCAATCGGACGGTCTTTGATCGGCGAACAGCGTCTCGTCGAGTCGGTCATCGATCGCTGCACGCGTGGTATCGAGGATCGTCTCGTCGCCGAGCACCACCAGCTGCAGGCGTGCGCCGTCGATCATCGTCAGCAGTAGCGTCGCGATGTAGTCGGGATCGACGGGAGCGAAGACGCTGTCGTCGATCCCACAGTCGATCACGCGCGCGGTCAGCCGGTGGACGTACGCACGATTCCGGCGGAACTGATCGCGGTAGGCCTCGTTGAACGGGGCCTGCGAGCGGAGTTCGAGCATCGCGATCTGGAAGGACTCGTTGTCGTCGGGCCCGTACAGCAGGCTGTCGATCAGCCCGTCGAGCTGCGTCACCGGATCCGTGATCTCGCTGGCCGCGACCCGGTTCTTGAAGTTCTCCAGGAGATAGGCGAGAAACGACGAGAGGAGATCCTCGCGCGAGTCGTAGTGATAGAAGATCAGCGATTTGCTCTTGTCGAACTCGTCGGCGATCGCCTGTACAGAGAGATCGGCTGCCCCATGCGTACGGAGCGCCCGATAGGTCGCCTCCATGATCGCCTCGTTCGCCGTCCCCGAATCCGCCTGCTCCGCAGTGTCGTCCGCCGCATCGATGTCGTCCGCGTTCGTCTCGCTCACTAACTATCTAGTTAACCAGTCGAGCGGTTATAGTTTGTGTCCCACGCATGGCACACGGCGAGAGGCAGAGAGCCGACCCATTCGGATGCTGGCGAGGAGAACGGAGACCGACGCGTCGCGACCGGGTCAGTCGAGTTCGACCGTTGCGTCCTGCGTCCGATCGAGGCGCACGGCACGCCCGGCGTCGGCCGATCGGTAGATGGCGTCGATGACGCGCTGGACGGTCAGCCCCTCGGCGATCGTGTTCCGTTCGGGCGGCGTGCCGCTCTCGATGCCCTCGATGAACGCGGCCTGTTCGGCCAGCATGTCGTCGTTCGGACGCGTCGTCACCGTCGTATCGGTGAGATGGTCGACACCGGCGTTGCTGCTCTCGTAGATCGTCAGACTGTTCTCATTGCGGTCGAACAGCGCGCCCGCCTCGGTCCCCCGGAGGAGGAACTCGTGGTTGGTCGGGCGGTTGGTCGCCCACGCAGCTTCGAGACTCACCGTCGCTCCGTCGGCACAGCGGATGAACGCACTCACCGAGTCGTCGACGTTGAACTCCGAGGGGCCGAGATCCTCGCCGAGCATTTCGAGATAGGCATAGTCCTCGCGCGAGCCGAACGCCGAGCGCGTCGTCGCCGACACCTCGACGACCTCCGGGAAATCGAGGAAGAAGAGCGCGAGATCGATCGCGTGGACGCCGATGTCGATCAGCGACCCGCCGCCCGAGGCCGACTGGCTGGTGAACCACGAGCCACGCCCCGGGATGCCGCGCCGGCGGATGTAGTTCGCCTCGACGTGGCGAGGGGTGCCGAAACGACCCTCCTCCTGAAAGCTCTTGAGCACCTCGACGGGGTTCGAGAAGCGGTTTTTGAATCCCGTCATGACGAAGCCCTCGTGCTCCTCGGCGGCGGCGGCGATCGCCTCGGCGCTTTCGAGCGAGTGGGCGACCGGCTTTTCGAGCAGGACGTCCAGCCCCGCGTCGAGCGCCGCGATGGCGTACTCCTCGTGGAAGCGATTCGGCGTCGCGACGATCACGCCGTCGGCGTCGTCGAACAGGTCGGTCACGTCCGCGTAGGCGGTGGTCGCGTACGAGTCGGCGAAGCGGCTGCGTGCGTCGGGGTCGATGTCGCTACCGACGATATCGGCGTCGTTGTCGACGAGTCGGTCGGCGTGGAATCGCCCGATGTTCCCGAGTCCGATGATTCCGATGGTCGGAGAAGAGGAGGGCATATCCACTAGCTATGGGGGCGCTCGTTGTAAGAATACCGCTCTCGCCTCGGTTCGGGGGATGCTCTCAGTACAACTGCTCCTCACGCTCCTCGCGTTCGGCCTCACGTTCCGCCTCCTCTTTCTCCCGCCGTCGCCCGCGGAGATACTGCCGGGTCAACGGGATGAACTTGTTCTTCACGTCGAGGACGAACGACACCAGCCCGTAGGCCCAGAAGACGAACAGGAGCGACATCCCGCCGACGTAGAGCAGTCCGATATCGGTGACCATCTCAATCGTCCGTCTCGGCCCCCGTTCCGGTCGTTCCCTCGGCCTGCGTCGGCTGGACCAGCCCGTGTTCGAGCGCCTGGCCGGTGTCCGTATCGAACAGGTGGACTTTCCCGCGGTCGAATACGACGGAGACGCTGTCGCCGGCTTCGATATCCGAAGCCGGATCGACGCTCATCTGGAGCTGATCGCCGGCTTCCGGGTCTTCGAGATCGCTTTCAGCGTCCTCGCTGAGCAGGAGATAGACGAAGATCTCGTCGCCCATCGGTTCGAGCACGTCGACGGTCGTCTCGATCTCGGCGGTGGAGTCGGAGACCGAGCCGGCCTCCCCGGCGGGATAGATGTCCTCCGGCCTGATGCCGAGCGTGACCGCATCACCTTCGCCGAGCGCCATCGGGCCGACGTCGAACGCGACGTCGACGTACTCGGAATCGAAGCCGTCCGAATCCACCGTCCCCTCGACGAAGTTCATGCTCGGCGAGCCGATGAACCCCGCGACGAAGAGGT belongs to Halococcus qingdaonensis and includes:
- a CDS encoding IclR family transcriptional regulator produces the protein MDASDTVPIQSLRTAKDIIDFLVENDGAGVTETAERIDRPLSTTHEYLSTLTEIGYVIRGDDGYYVSSLHLSIGTEVRSQDPLYAAAKPEIDKFAAETDNNIALLKEESGYGVTLYSVENDDSIRIQPRAGNRNYLHINAGGKAILASLPHERVVEIVERVGLDAVTENTITDRETLFEELETIREVGYAVSREEDIVGIHEIAIPILVEDARNIGSILVYGPASEFTDERLTEELPEALRRLKNVLEFNLTYAQYSTTQ
- a CDS encoding electron transfer flavoprotein subunit beta/FixA family protein produces the protein MKVLVAVAEVADVEDEFEIDGLAIDEQYLNYDLNEWDDYAVEAGVQLQEAGDDVEVVSVTIGPERADETIRMALAKGVDRAVRVWDENLEATEYLDSETKADVLAAVVEDEQPDLVLAGVQSDDTAFGATGVSLAEEVGFEWAAVVNDLEYEPGSDIASVHRELEGGVEEFTDVELPAVLTIQTGINEPRYASLRGIRQAQSKEIAPKTLDELGLESDVTDSAVSLTELYEPETESDATLFEGSPDEEADQLAELLRDEGVEA
- a CDS encoding electron transfer flavoprotein subunit alpha/FixB family protein; translation: MSDILAVAEHRRGDLRDVSFELVTAGRDLADAAGGDLHVAVIGGDVDGFAEELNREGVDTIHTISEGEEFNHDVYTQIVEALFDELAPELLLLPNTVNGLDYAPAVANSLSLPLVTDAIDVEYGDELAVTREMYGSKVETVVEVDADRVALTIRPGEWPPAEATGDAEISQFDVSIDESAVRSTVTGFQEVGGGDVDITDADVLVSVGRGIEEEENIALVEALADTLGATLSSSRPIVDNGWLPKNRQVGQSGKVVTPDVYIAIGISGAVQHVAGMKGADTIVAINTDASAPIYDLADYGVVDDLFDVVPALIEAFGGEPPAL
- a CDS encoding TetR/AcrR family transcriptional regulator, whose protein sequence is MSETNADDIDAADDTAEQADSGTANEAIMEATYRALRTHGAADLSVQAIADEFDKSKSLIFYHYDSREDLLSSFLAYLLENFKNRVAASEITDPVTQLDGLIDSLLYGPDDNESFQIAMLELRSQAPFNEAYRDQFRRNRAYVHRLTARVIDCGIDDSVFAPVDPDYIATLLLTMIDGARLQLVVLGDETILDTTRAAIDDRLDETLFADQRPSD
- a CDS encoding Gfo/Idh/MocA family protein is translated as MPSSSPTIGIIGLGNIGRFHADRLVDNDADIVGSDIDPDARSRFADSYATTAYADVTDLFDDADGVIVATPNRFHEEYAIAALDAGLDVLLEKPVAHSLESAEAIAAAAEEHEGFVMTGFKNRFSNPVEVLKSFQEEGRFGTPRHVEANYIRRRGIPGRGSWFTSQSASGGGSLIDIGVHAIDLALFFLDFPEVVEVSATTRSAFGSREDYAYLEMLGEDLGPSEFNVDDSVSAFIRCADGATVSLEAAWATNRPTNHEFLLRGTEAGALFDRNENSLTIYESSNAGVDHLTDTTVTTRPNDDMLAEQAAFIEGIESGTPPERNTIAEGLTVQRVIDAIYRSADAGRAVRLDRTQDATVELD